A single Choristoneura fumiferana chromosome 9, NRCan_CFum_1, whole genome shotgun sequence DNA region contains:
- the LOC141431332 gene encoding juvenile hormone esterase-like, which translates to MCYQGSLVGNIFKGQEHCLTLNVFTPVYPPDIPLPVMVFIHGGGFVEGSGTPLMYGPNYLVPKGVILVTFNYRLNVHGFLGLGIKEAPGNAGMKDQVAALRWVQRNIRVFGGDPDNVTLFGESAGGASVSYHILSPMSAGIFHKAITQSGSSLNAWAHQANPEYNAKLIAKAMGYETEDPYELYKIFKNKSLEELTEVKLPLDKKKIMLSRLIYAPSVEKVFDGVEPFLTKDPYQLLLSGEYNKVPMIVGTNDEEGFLFAGLEDPSVLPNVDIEDSLPNNLVFPSESDKKRVAEEVKKMYMGDEPISEAPSAQFKLSRFYGEPFFNYPPMVETELLLNSSNHPLYHYYLKYDGWRNIGKFASGSIFRNSTGMSHADDLFYLFYQPFIPVLFEMEMINRMTTLWTNFAKYGDPTPETTELLPLRWLPARKEAPQALAIDKELSIIPMWHRESFIFWRDVDSKYRRK; encoded by the exons CAAGAACATTGCTTGACTTTAAACGTGTTCACCCCAGTATACCCGCCGGACATTCCGCTTCCAGTCATGGTATTCATCCACGGAGGAGGATTCGTAGAGGGATCCGGAACGCCTCTGATGTACGGTCCAAATTATTTGGTGCCAAAAGGTGTAATTTTAGTTACATTTAACTACAGACTAAACGTACATGGATTTCTCGGTCTGGGAATCAAAGAAGCGCCCGGTAACGCTGGAATGAAGGACCAAGTCGCAGCATTAAGGTGGGTTCAGAGGAATATACGGGTGTTCGGAGGAGATCCCGACAACGTGACATTATTTGGTGAGAGTGCCGGCGGGGCCTCAGTGTCATACCACATACTTTCGCCAATGTCTGCTGGAATCTTTCATAAAGCTATCACACAGAGCGGATCGTCACTGAATGCATGGGCACACCAAGCAAATCCTGAATACAACGCAAAACTTATTGCGAAAGCTATGGGATACGAAACTGAAGATCCTTATGAgttgtataaaattttcaaaaataaatcactaGAAGAACTCACTGAAGTCAAACTCCctttggataagaaaaaaataatgttatctaGACTTATATATGCGCCCAGTGTTGAAAAAGTCTTTGATGGAGTAGAACCTTTTTTGACAAAGGATCCTTACCAATTATTGTTAAGTGGAGAATACAACAAAGTCCCTATGATTGTGGGAACAAATGACGAGGAAGGCTTTTTGTTTGCTGGCTTAGAAGATCCGTCAGTGTTACCTAATGTTGATATTGAAGATTCACTACCAAATAATTTAGTGTTTCCATCAGAGAGTGACAAAAAACGTGTGGCAGAAGAAGTCAAGAAAATGTATATGGGAGATGAACCTATATCAGAAGCACCTTCAGCTCAGTTCAAGCTTTCAAGATTTTATGGGGAGCCATTCTTTAACTACCCTCCGATGGTTGAAACAGAGCTATTGTTGAATTCAAGTAACCACCCGTTGTACCATTACTACCTCAAATATGACGGGTGGCGGAACATTGGCAAATTTGCCTCCGGTTCCATCTTCAGAAATTCAACTGGAATGTCGCATGCAGATGatctattttatttgttttaccaACCATTTATACCAGTGTTATTCGAGATGGAAATGATCAATAGAATGACAACGTTGTGGACAAATTTTGCAAAGTATGG TGATCCAACCCCAGAAACTACGGAGCTGCTGCCGCTACGCTGGCTTCCCGCCCGCAAGGAGGCACCACAGGCTTTAGCTATAGACAAAGAGCTATCTATCATCCCAATGTGGCATAGAGAATCATTTATATTCTGGAGAGATGTGGACTCTAAATATAGGAGAAAATga